The genomic interval GTCGGCCATGAGCTGGAGGATCTCGGTCTCCCGGGCGGTCAGCCGGTCGGCCCGCTGCTGGGCGGTGGCGCGCTCGGCCCGGCGATGGCGGAGGCGACGGAGCAGCCGCCGGCGCTCCTCCGCGCTGAGCAGCGGCTCGCCCGCTGCCGCCCCTCGCACGGCCCGGGCCACCGACTCGACGGGCTCGAACTTCGACACGATGCCGACGGCCCCCGCCTCCACGGCCCGGGCCAGCATGAGGTCGCCCTGGTCGGCGGCCAGGACCACGATCCGCGCCTCGGGGGCCGCCTCGCCCAGGCGGCGCACGGCGTCGATCCCGGAGTCGCCGGGAAGCGCCAGGTCGGCCAGGACCACCTGGGGCGCGGCCTCCGCGGCTTGCGAGACGGCGTCGTCGGGACCGTGGGCCACGCCCACCACC from Actinomycetota bacterium carries:
- a CDS encoding response regulator transcription factor, whose protein sequence is VVGVAHGPDDAVSQAAEAAPQVVLADLALPGDSGIDAVRRLGEAAPEARIVVLAADQGDLMLARAVEAGAVGIVSKFEPVESVARAVRGAAAGEPLLSAEERRRLLRRLRHRRAERATAQQRADRLTARETEILQLMADGARPEQIAMFLGISVATLRTHVQNVLTKLGVHSKTEALAFAIRHGKVSARP